GGCGGCCGGGCCATGGAAATCATCCGCGAGATGGACAGTTTCGAGCGCTATATCCGCGAGGCCGTCAATGTCTCCGGCAAGTCGCCGCTCCTGCTCGACCGCTATCTGACCGACGCCGACGAAATCGACGTCGACGCGATCTGCGACGGCACCGATGTCTGGGTCGCCGGCGTGATGCAGCATATCGAGGAAGCCGGCGTGCATTCCGGCGACAGCGCCTGCTCGCTGCCGCCCTACAACCTGTCCGACGAGATGATTGCCGAACTGAAGGCCGAAACCGTCGCCATGGCCAAGGCCATCGGCGTGAAGGGCCTGATGAATGTCCAGTTCGCGGTCAAGAATGGCGAGATCTTCGTCCTTGAGGTCAATCCGCGCGCCTCGCGCACCGTGCCCTTCGTGGCCAAGGCCATCGGCCAGCCGGTCGCCAAGATTGCCGCCAAGGTGATGGCCGGAACGCCGCTCAAGGAGTTCGGCCTGAAAGTGCCGGCGCCAAAACATATCTCGGTCAAGGAAGCGGTCATGCCCTGGTCGCGCTTCCCGGGCGTTGATCCGGTCCTGGGACCGGAAATGCGCTCGACCGGCGAGGTCATGGGCATCGACACCTCTTTCGAGGCCGCCTTTGCCAAGGCCGAACTGGGGGCCGGCATCGCCCTGCCGCGCAAGGGCGCGGTCTTCATCTCGCTGAAGGAAGGCGACAAGGCCGCGATGATCGAGCCGGTCCGTGTCCTGAAAATGCTGGGTTTCACCATCCTCGCGACCGGCGGCACGGCCAGCACATTCGAAAATGCAGGCATTCCGGTGACCCGGGTCAACAAGGTCTTTGAGGGCCGACCGCACATTGTCGACGCCATGAAGAATGGCGAAGTGCAGTTGATCTTCAATACGACCGAAGGCCGCCAGTCACATCTGGACAGCTATTCCATCCGCCGTTCTGCCCTTGAAGCCCGCATTCCCTGCTACACCACCGCTTCCGCCGCCCGGGCCGCAATTGCATCGCTGCGCCGGATTGATGAGGGAGCGCTTGAACCGCAGGCGCTGCAGACCTACTCTTGATGGTCAATAAAGCGGAGGCTAGCCTGTCTCCACTTTCCCGAAGATAAGTGGTCGCATGAACAAGATCCCGATGACCGTTGCCGGGCAGATCGCCCTCGACGAAGAGCTGAAACGTCTGAAAACCATCGAACGCCCGGCCGTGATCGCGGCGATTTCGGAGGCGCGCGAGCATGGCGATCTGTCTGAAAACGCTGAGTATCACGCTGCCAAGGAACGCCAGGGCTGGATCGAAGGCCGGGTGCAGGAGCTGGAAGACAAGCTCGCTCGCGCCCAGGTGATCGACATCACCAAAATGTCCGGCGACACGGTCAAGTTCGGTGCGACCGTCACCGTGCTCGACGAGGATACCGAGCAGGAATCAACCTACCAGATCGTCGGCGAGGACGAATCGGATGTGAAATCCGGCAAGATTTCCATCTCGTCGCCAATCGCCCGTTCGATGATCAACAAGGAAGTTGGTGACGTCGCGGAAGTGAACGCACCCGGCGGCCTGAAAAGCTATGAGATCATGTCGGTGAGCTGGGGGTAGCCCGCTCTCGCCACCCGATGATTTGCCAAACCGGCGCTCCGATGGGGCGCCGGTTTTGTGTTTGGGGTCTAGCGAGGCCCCGCCTCTCCCCGATCAGGACGAACCGTCATTCCGTGCGCGCAAGCGGAGTTCCCCTTAATTCTCTTGCCGGGATTCCGCCTCAGAGGTTCAGTCGGGTCAAGGGTGAAACCGCGAAGCGGCCGCTGCGCGGCCCTTGACCCGACTGAACCTCTGAGGCCCGCTGGCTGGCATGGGATTTAAGGTCCGGATCGAGCGTCGCTCGCCTCGCCACTCAGGATCCGGCCGCGCTGAATGCGACGCCGGACCCCGAGATTCGTGAGCTTGGTGCTGCAGTCCGCGAGCCCTACCCCTCGATCGCAAACGTCAGCCCCGCATGCTTTTGCAAGCGGTCGATCAACGCCTCACCCATCGCCGGTGCCGTGGTGTAAACTCCACCCGGCGTGGTCTCGCGATCAACATCAAAGGCCAGGCACAGCCCGGCTTCGGCGATCATGCGCGAGGTCGAACCGTAACCCGGGTCTTTCTGACCGGAGACGCTGGCCGTCATCCGCTTGCCATCCTTG
The window above is part of the Maricaulis maris MCS10 genome. Proteins encoded here:
- the greA gene encoding transcription elongation factor GreA: MNKIPMTVAGQIALDEELKRLKTIERPAVIAAISEAREHGDLSENAEYHAAKERQGWIEGRVQELEDKLARAQVIDITKMSGDTVKFGATVTVLDEDTEQESTYQIVGEDESDVKSGKISISSPIARSMINKEVGDVAEVNAPGGLKSYEIMSVSWG